One genomic region from Glaciimonas sp. PAMC28666 encodes:
- the phbB gene encoding acetoacetyl-CoA reductase, which produces MKRIALVTGGMGGLGEAVCIKLAGMGYQVVTTFSPGNTSAEQWMTSMRVLGFDFRAYQCNVADYESARECIRNIHREIGPVDVLVNNAGITRDMTFKKMDKTNWDAVMSTNLDSVFNMTKPVCDGMVERGWGRIVNISSVNGQKGAFGQTNYAAAKAGMHGFTKALALEVARKGVTVNTISPGYIGTKMVMAIDKEVLEAKIIPQIPMGRLGRPEEIAGLVAYLASEEAAFLTGANIAINGGQHMS; this is translated from the coding sequence ATGAAACGTATTGCATTAGTAACTGGTGGTATGGGCGGTTTGGGTGAAGCAGTTTGCATCAAATTGGCGGGAATGGGCTACCAGGTGGTAACGACGTTTTCACCTGGGAATACATCAGCGGAACAATGGATGACCTCGATGCGCGTGTTGGGCTTCGATTTCCGTGCCTATCAGTGCAACGTAGCAGATTACGAATCGGCCAGAGAATGTATCAGAAATATCCATAGAGAAATTGGCCCGGTGGATGTGCTGGTAAACAATGCCGGTATCACACGTGATATGACATTTAAGAAAATGGACAAAACCAACTGGGATGCGGTGATGAGCACCAATCTGGATTCGGTGTTCAATATGACTAAGCCCGTTTGCGATGGCATGGTCGAACGGGGCTGGGGGCGGATCGTGAATATTTCTTCGGTAAACGGTCAGAAAGGCGCTTTCGGGCAAACCAATTATGCCGCGGCAAAAGCTGGCATGCACGGTTTTACTAAAGCATTGGCTTTGGAAGTGGCGCGAAAAGGGGTCACAGTCAACACGATTTCACCAGGCTATATCGGCACCAAGATGGTGATGGCGATTGATAAAGAAGTCCTGGAAGCGAAGATTATTCCACAGATTCCCATGGGCCGGTTGGGTAGGCCTGAAGAAATCGCCGGGTTAGTGGCGTATCTGGCATCCGAGGAGGCTGCATTTTTAACTGGTGCAAATATTGCGATTAACGGCGGACAGCATATGTCTTGA
- a CDS encoding phasin family protein, with translation MVISNESYLSGMADFFNAQLALSKTLAEASLECSEELININVTAVKIRIAESTVFTQRLMTAKDPYERLALISSRLQARVGGALSVAQRIANVTVNAQSQVSDAVKQQMEALKRKTSVEINAQNAVPTATLSAVHDTQPVVVPMAKGGEQISQAAEVIQSTQENQEQPQTGTLGALDSKTAVEVISTKPATEQKKSPVAQAVK, from the coding sequence ATGGTGATTTCTAACGAATCGTACCTCTCTGGCATGGCTGATTTTTTTAATGCGCAACTCGCGCTTTCGAAAACGTTAGCCGAAGCTTCTCTGGAATGCTCAGAAGAACTAATCAATATTAATGTCACTGCGGTGAAAATCAGAATCGCAGAGAGTACCGTCTTTACGCAACGGCTAATGACCGCTAAAGATCCATACGAGCGCCTGGCCTTGATCTCCTCCCGTTTGCAGGCGCGAGTGGGCGGTGCTCTATCGGTTGCGCAGCGAATTGCAAACGTTACCGTGAATGCCCAATCTCAGGTCAGCGATGCTGTGAAACAGCAGATGGAAGCCTTAAAACGTAAAACCAGCGTCGAAATAAATGCGCAGAATGCCGTTCCCACCGCAACTCTCAGCGCGGTGCACGACACGCAACCGGTTGTGGTTCCCATGGCAAAAGGGGGCGAACAGATTAGTCAGGCCGCTGAAGTTATCCAATCCACGCAGGAAAATCAAGAACAGCCACAAACCGGTACGTTGGGGGCTTTAGATAGTAAAACCGCAGTTGAGGTGATTTCAACTAAACCAGCAACCGAACAAAAAAAATCCCCGGTTGCACAGGCCGTAAAGTGA
- a CDS encoding response regulator transcription factor, translated as MQNKKIRVLLVDDHAVVRNGVRLMLSVAPDILVMGEAETAEQAARLVRKQEFDVALVDIALAGQSGLDLLKRLRIEKPTLAVLILSMYSEEVYAVRALKLGAAGYLTKSNSATTMIEAVRKAATGGKYLTPTLVERLANMIGNDRVIPHEALSDRELEVLKLLALGESLVNIAKKLHLSPKTVTTHRTHILEKMGMSSNTALVRYALENGLLV; from the coding sequence ATGCAGAATAAAAAAATACGGGTGTTACTGGTAGATGACCACGCCGTTGTACGAAATGGGGTGCGGCTCATGCTGAGTGTGGCACCAGATATTTTGGTAATGGGCGAGGCGGAAACGGCCGAGCAGGCGGCGCGGCTGGTGCGCAAGCAGGAGTTTGATGTGGCGTTGGTGGATATCGCGCTTGCGGGACAAAGCGGTCTTGACCTACTGAAGCGGCTGCGGATTGAAAAGCCGACCCTGGCGGTATTGATTCTTTCGATGTATTCGGAAGAAGTGTATGCAGTCAGAGCGCTCAAGTTGGGCGCGGCCGGCTATCTGACGAAGAGCAATTCCGCTACCACGATGATTGAAGCGGTGCGAAAGGCCGCTACGGGAGGTAAGTATCTGACGCCGACACTGGTGGAAAGATTGGCCAATATGATTGGTAATGATCGCGTGATCCCCCATGAGGCACTTTCTGATCGTGAGCTGGAAGTATTAAAGCTCCTGGCGCTGGGTGAGAGTCTGGTAAACATTGCGAAAAAATTGCATCTGAGCCCTAAAACCGTTACTACGCACAGAACGCATATTCTGGAAAAAATGGGTATGAGCAGTAATACCGCATTGGTACGCTACGCTCTGGAAAACGGTCTGCTGGTTTAA
- a CDS encoding CHASE domain-containing protein, whose protein sequence is MRRRRLPIPLKLSAICILLLGLLMSIGLFCWVCHQEQSAERTNFERRAQFRAALVRQGMLDAVEAVRVVNQLFVTDANISREQFHSFTQPLQERYPYIEAFGFHRLVSESERPGYEARINRLTQGITIDDLIDGKRVIAGVKKVYRVVEYVEPMKGNEEVFNVDASSLPYQNEAIQRAEDTGLPSATGLFRFFKATGEQRGFHIMMAVYRDGAAHDNVAARRLAVLGYTVAMLRAGDLFQKIFSSSDGFANVGLNVRVYAAATADESKRVYGAPYVVDTNQRSLLPVWMIGAPSKPLAYSIEVAGTTWRMIISSVPDAFIATHSSAMYVLLLGLIATIAATAYLQTNALRTLGVQKLVTQRTAELKQVNHLLIADIKARKRVEEALHISRAKLRKMVDHQESIKEEERKRIAREIHDDLGGVLTGIKANVSVSIDRAVRAGHTADPLLLEAANQTDMAIETVRRVISDLRPSVLDQLGVWAALEWHAEQIQERTGLQCICSISESAGRIDLDPERSTMLFRVVQEALTNVVRHAGATQVKIGILHHKNVIIADIRDNGKGIDAQQLLNGEAWGILGMHERTRHFGGELKVSGTAGVGTAVLLRLPMEQEYAE, encoded by the coding sequence ATGCGTCGCCGTCGCCTACCTATCCCTCTAAAGCTATCGGCGATTTGCATTTTGTTGTTAGGCTTGCTGATGTCCATTGGCTTATTTTGCTGGGTCTGCCATCAAGAGCAAAGCGCGGAGCGGACTAATTTCGAGCGTCGTGCGCAGTTTCGGGCAGCATTGGTCAGGCAGGGGATGCTGGACGCGGTCGAAGCCGTGCGCGTAGTCAATCAGTTGTTCGTCACAGACGCAAATATATCTAGAGAGCAATTCCATTCGTTCACACAACCGTTACAAGAACGTTATCCGTACATTGAAGCGTTTGGCTTTCATCGGCTGGTTTCCGAAAGCGAAAGACCCGGGTATGAGGCGCGGATCAACAGACTGACTCAGGGAATCACCATTGATGATTTGATCGACGGTAAGCGGGTAATTGCAGGTGTAAAGAAAGTTTATCGAGTTGTTGAGTATGTTGAACCAATGAAAGGCAACGAAGAGGTCTTTAACGTCGATGCGTCCTCATTGCCTTATCAAAATGAAGCAATACAACGGGCTGAAGATACCGGCCTGCCTTCGGCGACCGGGTTGTTCCGATTCTTCAAAGCGACGGGCGAACAGCGTGGATTTCACATTATGATGGCGGTGTACCGGGATGGAGCGGCGCATGATAATGTGGCTGCGCGACGTCTGGCTGTGTTGGGTTATACCGTGGCAATGTTGCGTGCGGGCGACCTGTTTCAGAAAATATTTTCTTCCTCAGACGGCTTTGCCAACGTCGGTTTGAACGTTCGCGTATACGCGGCGGCGACGGCCGATGAAAGCAAGCGGGTCTACGGTGCGCCCTACGTTGTAGACACCAATCAGCGTAGTCTGCTGCCAGTGTGGATGATTGGTGCACCGTCTAAACCACTCGCCTACAGCATCGAAGTAGCCGGCACCACCTGGCGCATGATCATTTCGTCCGTGCCCGACGCTTTTATTGCCACGCATTCCAGCGCCATGTATGTGCTGTTATTGGGGCTCATTGCGACCATCGCTGCAACCGCCTATTTGCAAACAAATGCCTTACGCACGCTGGGTGTTCAAAAATTGGTGACACAGCGAACAGCGGAGCTAAAACAAGTTAATCATTTATTGATTGCAGATATCAAGGCCCGCAAACGGGTTGAAGAGGCACTCCATATTTCTCGCGCAAAGTTACGCAAGATGGTCGATCATCAAGAAAGCATCAAGGAAGAAGAACGCAAACGTATCGCGCGCGAAATCCATGATGACCTGGGCGGTGTGCTGACTGGCATTAAGGCGAACGTTTCAGTGTCGATCGACCGGGCGGTTCGTGCCGGTCATACCGCCGATCCGTTGCTGCTGGAAGCGGCGAATCAGACCGATATGGCTATCGAGACGGTGCGCAGAGTGATCTCCGATTTGCGCCCGAGCGTGCTTGATCAGCTTGGCGTGTGGGCAGCGCTGGAATGGCACGCAGAGCAGATTCAGGAACGGACCGGCCTGCAGTGTATTTGCAGCATTAGTGAAAGCGCCGGTCGGATTGATCTCGATCCTGAACGTAGCACGATGTTATTCAGGGTGGTTCAGGAAGCACTGACCAACGTGGTGCGGCACGCCGGTGCAACCCAGGTGAAGATCGGGATACTGCATCATAAAAATGTGATCATTGCAGATATCAGGGACAACGGAAAAGGTATCGATGCACAACAGCTTCTCAATGGTGAAGCCTGGGGCATTCTTGGTATGCATGAACGTACCCGGCATTTTGGGGGAGAGTTGAAAGTAAGTGGCACGGCAGGGGTGGGAACGGCAGTATTGCTGCGCCTGCCTATGGAGCAAGAATATGCAGAATAA
- a CDS encoding acyl-CoA dehydrogenase family protein: MNFSIPDDLRALKEKTRRFIAEEIIPMEADSRQTPHGPSAELRQELIEKARAHGLLTPHASEKMGGLGLSHFSKAIVFEEAGYSPLGPVALNIHAPDEGNVHLMEVVATEAQKERWLKPMIQGLTRSCFAMTEPEGAGSDPQMLATTAVLDGGDYVINGRKWLITGAEGASFSIIMAKMEDGSATMFLTDTDRPGFIIERAMDSLDSCFAGGHQVLRFDNLRIPATDVLGEIGKGFRYAQIRLAPARLTHCMRWLGAAQRSHDIACDYARKRLSFGKPLGEHQGVGFMLADNEMDLHTTRLAIWHCADVLDGGGRANVESSMAKVISSEAIWRVVDRCVQILGGRGVTGETIVERIFRDVRAFRIYDGPSEVHRMSLARKIMARSPEI, encoded by the coding sequence ATGAACTTTAGCATTCCAGATGACTTGCGCGCTTTGAAAGAAAAAACGCGGCGCTTTATTGCAGAAGAAATTATTCCGATGGAGGCCGATTCACGTCAAACACCGCATGGCCCAAGCGCAGAGCTACGGCAAGAACTCATCGAAAAAGCCCGTGCGCATGGTTTACTGACGCCGCATGCATCAGAAAAAATGGGTGGCCTTGGCCTGTCTCACTTTTCCAAGGCGATTGTGTTTGAAGAGGCCGGTTACTCACCGCTGGGGCCGGTCGCATTGAACATCCATGCACCTGATGAGGGTAACGTTCATTTGATGGAAGTAGTCGCCACGGAAGCCCAAAAAGAACGCTGGCTCAAGCCAATGATTCAAGGCCTTACACGATCCTGTTTTGCCATGACAGAACCGGAAGGCGCTGGCTCCGACCCGCAAATGCTCGCTACTACAGCAGTACTGGACGGCGGCGACTACGTAATCAATGGTAGAAAATGGCTTATCACCGGCGCGGAAGGTGCAAGTTTTTCGATCATTATGGCAAAAATGGAAGACGGTTCAGCCACCATGTTCCTGACCGATACCGACCGGCCCGGTTTTATCATCGAGCGTGCCATGGACTCTCTGGATAGCTGTTTTGCAGGCGGCCATCAAGTTCTGCGTTTCGACAATTTGCGCATACCCGCAACTGATGTGCTGGGAGAGATTGGCAAAGGATTTCGTTACGCTCAAATCCGGCTCGCCCCTGCACGCCTGACGCATTGCATGCGCTGGCTCGGCGCTGCGCAGCGCTCCCACGATATTGCCTGCGACTATGCGCGCAAGCGCCTATCCTTCGGCAAGCCGTTGGGCGAGCATCAAGGCGTTGGATTTATGCTTGCCGATAACGAAATGGATCTGCACACAACACGATTGGCGATCTGGCATTGCGCCGACGTACTTGATGGTGGCGGTCGCGCTAACGTCGAATCCAGTATGGCCAAGGTCATCAGTTCCGAGGCAATCTGGCGTGTAGTTGATCGCTGCGTGCAGATTCTTGGCGGGCGCGGGGTCACCGGAGAAACAATCGTCGAACGCATTTTCCGCGATGTCCGGGCCTTTCGTATTTATGACGGTCCGAGCGAAGTGCATCGGATGAGTCTGGCTAGAAAAATAATGGCGCGGTCACCGGAGATTTGA
- a CDS encoding SDR family NAD(P)-dependent oxidoreductase, which produces MAISTTVTTQSITGIFDLSGRVALVSGASSGIGRHMSLTLAAAGAEVIVTARRIDLLHALVAEIEAAGGKARAIALDVTRRQSVQACLDTAAEACGRLDIVVNNAGVSNTKNVLKYEDSEWDAILDTNLKGAWILSQEAAQRMVGFNRGGSLINVTSILADRVTGGVGPYCAAKAGLSHLTRSMALELARYAIRVNAIAPGYIMTELNEEFLRSPAGEQLKSRIPSRTFGECSSLDGALLLLASEAGRYMTGSEIVVDGGHLCSGL; this is translated from the coding sequence ATGGCTATTTCCACTACCGTAACGACACAATCCATTACCGGTATTTTTGATCTCAGCGGACGCGTTGCGCTGGTCAGCGGTGCCTCCAGCGGTATTGGACGACATATGTCATTGACCCTGGCAGCTGCGGGAGCTGAAGTGATCGTTACCGCGCGCCGTATCGATCTGCTGCACGCGCTGGTGGCCGAGATCGAAGCGGCGGGCGGGAAAGCCCGTGCCATCGCACTAGACGTCACGCGCCGTCAGTCGGTGCAAGCTTGTCTGGATACCGCCGCCGAGGCCTGTGGTCGACTCGATATCGTCGTCAACAACGCTGGCGTCAGCAATACCAAAAATGTTCTCAAGTATGAAGATTCCGAATGGGACGCCATCCTCGACACCAATCTCAAAGGGGCCTGGATATTGTCACAGGAAGCCGCTCAGCGCATGGTAGGTTTCAACCGTGGCGGCAGCCTGATAAACGTCACTTCAATTCTCGCGGACCGCGTTACTGGAGGCGTCGGGCCTTACTGTGCTGCCAAAGCTGGATTAAGTCATCTCACCCGATCAATGGCATTGGAATTGGCGCGCTATGCAATCCGCGTCAACGCGATTGCCCCGGGCTATATCATGACTGAATTGAACGAAGAATTTCTCCGCAGCCCGGCAGGTGAACAGCTTAAATCCCGCATACCCTCGCGCACCTTTGGTGAGTGTTCCAGTCTGGATGGCGCATTGCTACTGCTTGCTTCCGAAGCAGGCCGTTATATGACCGGCTCAGAAATCGTGGTCGACGGCGGCCACTTATGTAGCGGTTTGTAA
- a CDS encoding ABC transporter substrate-binding protein encodes MISPASAQISGDVVKIGLITDLSGVYADIDGPGGADAVRMAIADFGGTLDGKKIEFLVADHQNKADIAASKAREWFDQQGVDMLIGGSNSATSLAMAKVAAEKKKPFIAIGGGTARLTNEECTPYTIHYAYDTVALAKGTGSAIVKQGGKTWFFLAADYAFGASLEKDTSAVVKANGGTVLGEVRHPLSASDFSSFMLQAQASKAQILGLANAGGDTVNSIKAANEFGVTKTMKLAGLLMFINDVHSLGLNLTQGMYLTDGWYWDQNAESRAWSKKYFAKEKKEPSMLQAADYSATMFYLNAVKAAGTDDSDKVMAQMRKTEVNDFFAKNGKIRPDGSMVHDMYLMQVKTPAESKYPWDYYKVMQRIPGDQAFTTKAESKCALWK; translated from the coding sequence ATGATAAGCCCCGCCTCAGCCCAAATTTCAGGTGATGTGGTAAAGATCGGCCTCATTACCGACTTATCCGGCGTCTACGCAGATATCGACGGACCCGGCGGTGCAGACGCAGTACGTATGGCAATTGCTGATTTTGGCGGTACGCTGGATGGCAAAAAGATTGAATTTTTGGTAGCCGATCATCAAAATAAAGCCGATATAGCGGCCAGTAAGGCACGCGAATGGTTTGATCAGCAAGGCGTTGACATGTTAATCGGTGGCAGCAATTCAGCTACCAGCCTGGCGATGGCAAAGGTCGCAGCCGAGAAGAAAAAGCCATTTATCGCTATCGGTGGTGGTACCGCCCGTCTGACCAATGAAGAATGTACTCCCTACACCATTCATTACGCCTACGACACTGTGGCGTTAGCCAAAGGCACCGGCTCAGCAATCGTCAAGCAAGGTGGCAAAACCTGGTTTTTCCTCGCTGCAGACTATGCATTTGGCGCATCCCTGGAAAAAGATACTTCAGCGGTTGTAAAGGCCAACGGCGGCACCGTTTTAGGCGAAGTCAGGCATCCCCTTTCGGCGTCTGATTTCTCCTCATTTATGTTGCAGGCTCAGGCATCCAAAGCACAGATCCTCGGCCTTGCGAATGCCGGTGGCGATACGGTTAACTCGATCAAGGCCGCTAATGAGTTCGGCGTGACCAAGACGATGAAACTGGCTGGCCTTCTGATGTTCATCAACGACGTTCATTCGCTTGGTTTGAACTTAACGCAGGGAATGTATCTGACCGACGGTTGGTATTGGGATCAGAATGCGGAAAGCCGTGCATGGTCTAAGAAGTATTTCGCCAAGGAAAAGAAAGAACCATCGATGCTCCAGGCCGCAGATTATTCAGCAACCATGTTTTATCTGAATGCGGTCAAGGCCGCCGGTACCGACGACAGCGATAAAGTCATGGCACAGATGCGCAAAACCGAAGTCAACGACTTCTTTGCTAAAAACGGCAAAATCCGCCCGGACGGCAGCATGGTGCATGATATGTACCTGATGCAAGTCAAGACCCCAGCCGAATCAAAATATCCATGGGATTACTATAAAGTAATGCAGAGAATTCCTGGCGATCAAGCCTTCACCACCAAAGCCGAATCAAAATGCGCATTGTGGAAATAA
- a CDS encoding iron-containing alcohol dehydrogenase, which produces MPSDVHNSFSFDTVAHVHSELGSSQRLGALLKQRFPKAQRLLIVTDSGFLSTGLVTPIVANLQSAGLTVQIFSDVVADPPEAVVLQAAEFARQHEIELVIGLGGGSSMDVAKLIAVLAGGTQALHTMYGIGNISGHRLPLVQIPTTAGTGSEATPIAIVTTGETTKMGVVAPQLYADLALLDAELTLGLPSHITAATGIDAMVHAIEAYTSRIKKNPLSDMLARQALTLLWNNILSACEDGRNLTARQAMLLGALLAGQAFANAPVGAVHALAYPIGGIFHVPHGLSNSLVLSHVLRFNAPVAAHHYAELADIVAPAARGSAEARAETMISAMTKLAQQLGIETRLQQVGIKAADLDRLADEAMLQTRLLGNNPREVTRADAHAIYSAAL; this is translated from the coding sequence ATGCCATCCGACGTACATAATTCGTTTAGTTTTGATACTGTAGCGCACGTCCATTCCGAGCTTGGCTCGAGCCAACGGCTGGGCGCACTATTGAAGCAACGCTTTCCCAAAGCGCAACGCCTGCTCATTGTTACCGATAGCGGATTTCTGTCGACCGGTTTGGTGACTCCAATTGTTGCCAACCTCCAAAGTGCGGGTTTGACGGTGCAGATTTTTTCCGACGTGGTGGCCGATCCTCCTGAGGCGGTGGTGCTACAAGCCGCGGAATTTGCACGCCAGCATGAGATTGAGCTGGTGATTGGCCTGGGTGGCGGCAGTTCCATGGATGTTGCCAAACTGATAGCGGTATTGGCGGGCGGTACGCAAGCACTTCACACCATGTATGGCATCGGTAATATAAGTGGTCACCGCCTGCCACTGGTGCAGATTCCGACAACTGCAGGGACCGGATCAGAGGCGACGCCGATTGCCATTGTGACCACTGGCGAGACCACAAAAATGGGCGTGGTGGCACCCCAGCTCTATGCCGATCTGGCACTCCTCGATGCGGAGCTCACGCTCGGGTTGCCATCGCATATTACGGCCGCTACCGGGATCGATGCGATGGTGCATGCGATCGAAGCGTACACCAGCCGCATCAAGAAAAATCCTCTTTCGGATATGTTGGCGCGGCAGGCGTTGACTTTGTTGTGGAATAATATTTTGTCAGCATGTGAGGATGGTCGCAATCTGACGGCGCGGCAAGCTATGTTGCTAGGTGCGTTGCTGGCCGGACAAGCGTTTGCCAATGCGCCGGTGGGCGCGGTACACGCTTTGGCTTACCCGATTGGTGGCATATTTCATGTTCCGCATGGATTGTCCAATTCGCTGGTTTTATCGCATGTTTTGCGTTTTAACGCGCCAGTGGCGGCGCACCATTACGCGGAGCTCGCCGATATCGTCGCACCGGCGGCTCGCGGTAGCGCGGAAGCGCGCGCAGAAACAATGATTTCGGCGATGACGAAGCTGGCACAACAATTAGGGATCGAAACGCGATTGCAACAAGTCGGCATTAAGGCGGCCGATCTTGATCGTCTCGCGGATGAGGCGATGCTGCAAACACGACTGCTGGGGAATAATCCCCGCGAAGTAACCCGCGCTGATGCCCATGCAATTTACAGCGCAGCGTTATAA
- a CDS encoding MFS transporter has protein sequence MLKTATGNAAQEQSFEEETYAKVTWRLIPFLFICYVFAYLDRVNVGFAKLQMLSDLKFSETVYGLGAGIFFIGYFIFEVPSNIALHKFGARKWIARIMITWGIVAAAMVFVKTPVVFYFLRFLLGVAEAGFFPGIILYLTYWYPAARRAKITALFMTGIPIAGVVGGPLSGWILKRFDNVSGLPGWQWLFLLEAIPSVLTGIAVFFYLDDKISTANWLSPIQKSLLEKNIAGDHGNLEVHSAFGAFKTKRVWILCAGYFGIVMGLYGISFWLPTLIKASGVTDALDVGLLTMIPYGAAAIAMVFIGRSSDRMKERRWHVALPAILGAVGLLFSTFYAQNTILAVLTLTVATVGILAALCQFWAVPTAFLGGAAAAAGIALINSVGNLAGFVSPYLVGWIKDTTHSTDIGLYLIALSLVIAAAIMMTMPKAVVNR, from the coding sequence ATGTTGAAAACAGCAACCGGTAATGCCGCACAAGAGCAAAGCTTTGAGGAAGAAACCTACGCGAAGGTGACGTGGCGTCTCATTCCTTTCCTTTTCATATGTTACGTCTTCGCCTATCTGGACCGTGTCAATGTCGGTTTCGCTAAACTACAAATGTTGTCTGATTTAAAGTTTAGCGAAACCGTCTATGGGTTGGGGGCTGGGATATTTTTTATTGGTTATTTTATCTTTGAGGTGCCGAGTAATATTGCACTTCATAAGTTCGGTGCACGTAAGTGGATTGCCCGGATCATGATTACCTGGGGCATCGTCGCTGCGGCGATGGTTTTCGTCAAAACGCCTGTTGTGTTTTATTTTCTGCGGTTTCTTTTAGGCGTTGCCGAAGCGGGATTTTTCCCTGGCATCATTTTGTATTTGACCTATTGGTATCCGGCTGCACGGCGCGCAAAAATAACCGCACTTTTCATGACCGGTATTCCGATTGCCGGCGTTGTCGGTGGACCGCTATCCGGCTGGATTTTAAAACGGTTTGATAATGTTAGTGGGCTCCCGGGCTGGCAATGGTTATTTTTGCTGGAAGCCATTCCGTCCGTGTTAACCGGTATTGCAGTGTTCTTTTATTTAGACGATAAGATTAGTACGGCTAATTGGCTTTCACCGATACAGAAATCGCTGTTGGAAAAAAATATCGCTGGCGATCACGGTAATTTGGAAGTCCATAGCGCTTTCGGTGCTTTCAAGACCAAACGGGTATGGATACTGTGCGCCGGTTATTTCGGTATCGTGATGGGCCTTTACGGGATCAGTTTCTGGTTGCCAACCTTGATCAAGGCATCGGGTGTTACTGATGCGTTGGATGTTGGTTTGTTGACCATGATTCCATACGGTGCCGCCGCGATAGCGATGGTATTCATTGGCCGTAGCTCTGACCGTATGAAGGAACGCCGCTGGCACGTTGCGTTGCCTGCAATTCTCGGTGCGGTGGGTCTGTTGTTCAGTACGTTCTACGCGCAAAATACGATCCTGGCGGTCTTGACACTGACCGTGGCGACAGTCGGCATTTTGGCAGCGCTTTGTCAGTTCTGGGCAGTACCAACCGCGTTTTTAGGTGGAGCGGCAGCCGCGGCAGGGATTGCGCTGATTAATTCAGTCGGAAACCTTGCCGGTTTTGTCAGTCCTTATCTGGTTGGATGGATTAAGGATACGACGCATAGTACTGATATCGGCTTGTACCTTATTGCCCTCTCGTTGGTGATCGCTGCTGCGATTATGATGACAATGCCTAAGGCCGTTGTGAACCGATAA
- a CDS encoding LysR substrate-binding domain-containing protein translates to MLFDLTDLRLFIYIAELKSLTRSAERIHMSLAAASSRVKELEARFGMRLIYRENKGICLSPAGETFLHHAQQFMQQVERLTSDLQQYNNGIKGHIRIFANTTAVTEFMPEVLGAFLAKYPHVNISLEERLNQGILRGILEGTADIGIVAGPIHNQGLEIINFSTDRLVLVTAVNHPLAATEHITFAETIPYEQIGLYEGSSLQHFLNQIVSESGKALRLRIQVRSFEAMCRMVETNVGIAVMPQSAALRHSHTMQLSIVELDEPWAVRERSIVVQKLDILPLYARELVDFIQASTLSRNVS, encoded by the coding sequence ATGTTGTTTGATCTGACCGATTTGCGCTTATTCATCTACATCGCAGAGCTGAAAAGTCTCACCCGTAGCGCCGAGCGAATTCATATGTCTCTGGCTGCCGCCAGCAGTCGCGTCAAAGAACTAGAAGCCCGCTTTGGCATGCGTCTGATTTATCGAGAGAACAAGGGGATTTGCCTGTCGCCTGCAGGAGAAACTTTTTTGCATCACGCCCAGCAATTTATGCAGCAGGTAGAACGGCTGACCAGTGATTTGCAGCAATACAACAATGGGATTAAAGGACATATACGGATTTTTGCGAACACCACTGCGGTGACAGAGTTTATGCCGGAAGTGCTGGGGGCTTTTCTGGCCAAATACCCACATGTCAACATCTCGCTGGAAGAGCGACTCAATCAGGGCATTTTGCGGGGGATATTGGAAGGCACCGCCGACATCGGGATAGTTGCCGGACCGATTCACAATCAAGGCCTGGAAATTATTAATTTTTCGACCGATCGTCTGGTGCTGGTGACGGCAGTGAATCATCCACTTGCCGCAACCGAACACATCACTTTTGCGGAAACGATCCCTTACGAACAAATTGGTTTGTATGAAGGTAGCTCGCTGCAACACTTTCTGAATCAAATCGTCTCCGAAAGCGGAAAAGCCCTGCGTTTGCGGATTCAGGTACGCAGCTTCGAAGCCATGTGTCGGATGGTCGAAACCAACGTCGGTATCGCCGTCATGCCGCAATCTGCCGCGCTGCGTCATAGCCATACCATGCAACTGTCTATCGTTGAATTAGATGAACCGTGGGCCGTTCGGGAGAGAAGTATTGTGGTGCAGAAGCTGGATATTCTTCCGCTTTACGCGCGCGAACTGGTTGATTTTATCCAGGCATCCACCTTGTCGAGAAATGTATCTTAA